From the Deinococcus sonorensis KR-87 genome, the window AAGAGGTAGAAGAGCGCGAGCTATGGTGTATGCTTTCGGAAATAACAAACACAAGGGTCAGGCATAGTCATTTATCGATGATTATCGACGACTCACATAATAAGCTGAGTATGAGAATAAAGCCTCTCGATCTCTGTGCCGCTATATGGATACAGTTCTCACAAGCCATTGCAAGAAGAGTCATGTTTAAACAGTGCGTGCACTGCAATAAGGAGTTTGCAGTTTCTGGATTCGGGAGTCACAAAGACAGGCAGTTGTGTAGCAATAGCTGCAAACAGGCAGCTTACAGAGAGAGGAAGAAAACGCAAGCGCGTCGGCTAGGGTAGGCAATCAACTTTTAGACAAATTGTAAAGTTATACGCAGGGTAGAAAGCATCTCAAAAATGGTTGTTACGGCATCTCTGAGTGCTGCTTGACCCACATGACGGCCTCCATCCAGTCATGCCAGGCTGCGGGATCGAACGGCTCCCCGTTCTCAGCAAGTTGCAAATCACCAAGCAGCGCGCCCACATCATCTGCCTGGGTGCGCCCGTAGTACTGTTCAAGGTGCCGGAACATCGCTGCATATGCCTCCTGGACAGTGAGCATCATCCATCCATGCTACCGACGTACCCTCCGCAGGAGTACCAGGATCATCCCCAGGTGCACCATGCCCAGAAAGTTTGCGATCTGCCGCTCCCAACGCACCACAAGGCGGCGAAAATTGTGGAGCCAGGCGAATAAACGTTCCACATGCCAACGGCGTCGGTAGCGGCCTAGAGGGCGCCCATCTTGCGTCTTCGAACGGTTGCGGCGGTTCGGCGCGATCAGGCCGATGCCTACCCTGGCAAGTTCTGCGTCAAGGGCATCGCTGTCGTAGGCTCGGTCACCGATCAGCCGCTTTGGGTGGTCGAAACCGAACGTGGCGTCCAGCGTGTCGTGCACGAGTGTGACCTCGTGCGGGCTGGCGCTGGCGACATAAGCGGCGATGGGGAGGCCGCTGGCATCCGTGATGGCCATGATCTTCGTGCCCTTGCCACGCTTGGTCTTGCCGACGTCCAAGCCCCTTTTTTGGCGCTCGCAAAGGTGGCGTCGATAAAGCATTCGCTGAGGTCGATCTGCCCGGCGTCAAGGAGGTGTTCGTACAGGGTTTGCAGGATGTGATCGAGGACGCCGGTCCGAACCCACTCCTGGAAACGGCGGTGGCATGTGGAGCGGGGTGGGAAGCGGTCAGGCAGATCCCGCCAAGGCGCGCCCGTCCGTAAAATCCAGAGAACGGCATTGAGAATCGGTCGGTCCGCTTGGCGAGGACGCCCTCGCCCACCCGGACGCCCAGAGGAGAGGGGGAAGCAAGGCGCAATGATGGCCCAGTGCTGGTTGGTCAATTCCACGCGCTGATGCTGCGCTCAAGCGATGAGAGCAGGCCGAGCCGCTGATCCTAACCCTTTTTGGGATGGCTTCTAGTGGCCTCGACCCTCAAAGGCCGAAGGCAGAGAGCTCAAATCGTCACAACGGCGTCACAACGGTTCCCGGAAAATATCGGATAAGGCCGGATACAGGTGTTTATACACTTGCTAAAACCCGCTTCTGAACGCATTTTTCAGGCTGAGCCAGAATCATACCGTATAGTCCATAGGTAACTTTTAATCAGCGGGTTGTAGGTTCGAGTCCTACACGTCCCACCAAGAAAAACCCCGCCCCAGGCGGGGCTTTTTGTTGCCAGGTCCGGAAACGCCACTCCACCGCTGGCCAGTCATCGGGACGGCCAGCGGCAAAATGGCTCTGGATACGTTGCTCAGCCGGATGTCTGTTTGGACCCTTCCTGGTCTGCCAGCCAGGGAAACCCATTAGGGTGCTGGATGATCTGCTGTTCCAGCAATTCATCGTCATAGGCGTGGATGGCCTCCAGAAAGGGGAAGTCCTCGGGCCGGACCCTCACCTTGAAGAGCGGCCGAACCGTCTCCAGGCTGGCACAATGGTGACTGAGATACGGCCACCCATTGAAGGTGCCACCTGGATCGCGTTCAAAGGTTTCCGGAGGCAGGACGTACACCCAGCCAGACCGGAAGGGCCGCTGGGCCAGCGCCTGGCCACCCGCGCCAAAGAAGTAGAGCGGCTCCAGTGTTCCGGCACGCTCCAGCGTGATCGCAGCGTTGACGACCCTCATTGGCACCCGGGGGCGGTCCATCACCGCAAAGAACATGGCCCAGATGGCGTCCGAGGACCCATACACGGCCTGACGGTTTCCGAACCAGCCAATGTCGTTCGACTGCCGTGGGACTAACGCGGTCAGGTCCTCCTGGCCGGTGCCGTGGGTGATATAGCCGTGTTCATCGCATAACCAGCTCAGAAACGCCCAGACCGGCTGCTCGGGGGTCGCCGTCCCGGAGAGGAGGGCCGCTTTCAGTTCCTGTTCCCAGCGGGTCAGTGGAGGTTCCGCCGCCAGGGCGGGCCGTCTGAGCCAGTAGCTCGGGATGTCCATACCGAAGTGTAGGACGGAATCAGGTGGACAGGAATTACTATGGCCGTCCTCTATGCAAAGGCAGACGATAACTGCTCGGTCGCCGGGGCCAGATTGTCAAGCTATGGACGGCTGAAGGGAATTAGAGCTATTTGACAGCTGGTCCAGGTCATCCTGGCCGCTTGACGGCTGCCGAAGGGTGGCGTTCCACGAGGAACGCTTGAAAATGAACTTCCGGACGCTGACCATCCAGATCACCACTCTGTTGGTCACCGAAGCTGTCCTATTCATTTTGGCCAGCACCGTCAGGTGGTCTGCGAGGTGGCTCTTCCTGGCTTGTTTTTCGCTGCTCGGTGGCCGGCTGCCACGCCACAGTCCTATCGTGCCGACTGAGCGGATGGTCAGCGTCGGCGCAGCGAGCCAGCTACCCTGAGACTAGGTATTCGTGTGCTGGTCCCCAGGCCGTCCTGGCCTAGGGATCGTGACCTCTCTCTGGCCCCGTCTGCTTCCGTTGGTGGCACGTTCGGGCAGCGGCTTGCCTCGCCCACGCTGTTCGCGCGGAGACTCCAGGCAATTCGGTCCTCTCCTCTACCAACCGGGGCCAGACCGTGGTGACTGACGGGCCGTATCTCTCCATCCAGCCTCGGATGGATGCTGGGGCCCCGGTTCCGCGCTGCTCGGCTCAAGAGGTTGAGGGTGTCCTGCTGATGGCCAGGATTGCCTGGCGAACAGTGCAGGAGGAGCGGGTCCTTCGACTGTCATTGCCAGGGCACAGCGAGTGCATCCAGCAGGTCAGGGACTGGCAGATTCCCCAGCTATGTCAGGCGCCTCTGGGCACGAAGCCACATGCCTCCACCAAACGTTGCGGAAATCAGCACCCGGGGCGCCTCCATTCGGTAAGCTGCGAACTGTTGTTCCACCGCTCGTGTCGTCTGGCCCACCTTCCCCGCTGCGTCCTGCCCTCAGGACCCAGGCCTGAACTGATCCAGGAGATGCATGGACCACGTCCCCTTTCCCCGCCCCCAGCTCGAACGGATGCACTGGCAGCACCTCAACGGCCACTGGGACTTCGCATATGACGATCAGCAGCAGTGGCGGACCCCGCAGGAGGTGACGTTCGACCGGCAGATTCTGGTGCCGTACGCGCCGGAAAGCCCAGCCAGCGGCATTCACGACACCGGGTTTCACTCCACCCTGTGGTACCGGCGCCGACGTCACTCCGGCGCTTGACCCAGGGCTGAGTGGAGAGCGTCAGCGGCTCTACCTGCATTTCGGAGCGGTGGACTATCAGGCGACCGTCTGGGTAAATGGTCAGCAGGTGGCGCGGCACGAGGGCGGCCACACACCCTTCAGCGCGGACCTGAGTGGGCTCTGGACACCCGGAGACACGCTCGACATCGTGGTGCGAGCGGTGGACGATCCCTTCGATCTGGCCAAACCGCGTGGCAAGCAGACCTGGAAGGCTGAACCGCACGAGATCTGGTATCCGCGCACCACCGGCATCTGGCAGACGGTGTGGCTGGAACTGCGTCCGGAAACTCATCTTGCCGCGCTCACCTGGACCTCCAACGTGGAGCGCTGGGCTGTTCAGCTGCAGACACGACTGGACGGCCCCCTCAGTGACGGGCTGCGGCTGCGGGTGACGCTGCGGGCCGGCGAGCAGCTGCTGGCCGAGGACGAGTACCGGCTCACCCACCCGGAGGTGACCCGCACCATCACGCTCCGGGACCCGGGCATTGACGCGGCCCGCCACGAGCTGATGTGGAGTCCGGAGCACCCGCAGCTGATCGACGCCGTGCTGGAACTGCTGGAAGGCGGTCAGGTGCTGGACCGGGTCCAGAGCTATACGGCGCTCCGATCGGTGGCGGTGGACCAGCAGCACTTCATCCTCAACGGGCGACCCTATCCCCTGCGGTTGGTGCTGGATCAGGGGTACTGGCCACGCGGCCTGATGACCGCCAGTTCCGAGGAACTGCGGCAGGACGTGGAGCTGACCCGCCGGCTGGGTTTCAATGGCGCGCGCAAGCACCAGAAGATCGAGGATCCGCTGTACCTGTACTGGTGTGACGTGCTGGGCCTGCTGGTCTGGGAAGAGCTGCCCAGCGCGTACGTCTTCAGCACCACGTCAGCGCAGCGCCTCGTGCGGGAGTGGACCGAGGCCATTGAGCGGGACCGTTCGCATCCGTGCATCGTGGCGTGGGTGCCGATCAACGAATCGTGGGGCGTGCCCGACTTGCCGTTGGTACCGGAACAGCGCGAACTGGTGCGGACGCTGTATCACCTGACCCGGACCCTCGACCCGAGCCGCCCGGTCATCGGAAACGACGGTTGGGAACAGGTGGTCACCGACATCCTGGCCATCCACGACTACACCCACCTGCCGGAACAGCTGATCGAGCGCTACGGCACCCGTGAGGCCGTCGAGCGCAGCCTCAACCACGTGCGGCCACACAAGCGCCTGCTGGCCCTGGAAGGCGCCGCCAGGCCGCAGCCGGCTATGCTCACGGAGTTCGGTGGTCTGGCCTACACCACAGAGGACCCGGGCTGGGGCTACAGCCGCATGACCAGTGCTCAGGAGCTCCAGGACAGCTATACCCGGCTGCTGACCGCCGTCCACCGCTGCGACGGGCTGGTGGGCTTCTGCTACACCCAGCTGACCGACACCTACCAGGAAAAGAATGGCCTGCTGTATGAGGACCGCACGCCCAAGGCTGACCTGCAGATGCTGGGCCGCGCCACACGCGGTACCCGGACCCCTCAGGAACAGGAGCGCGACCCGGGTATGGGCGACTCCGGCTACAACTTCATCTGGCGCCGAAAGCTCCAGCAGGCAGCGGAGCGGATGCAGGCCATGGCGGAAGACTGAACAAGGCGAGCAGGAACACCGCAACTTGGCCTAAAGGCCCAGCAGCCCTGCAGCAATGGGCCGGGGGACTGTAAGGCCTGCTCATGGACACGCAGAAGCTGTTCCAGAGCCAATTTTGGAGCCACAATCAGTGCGCACCCGACAACAAGCAAAAGAAGAGCCCCGTTCTAAACGGGGCTCTCGCTTGGTGGTGCGGATGCCCAGACTTGAACTGGGGACCTCACGCTTATCAGGCGTGCGCTCTAACCAACTGAGCTACACCCGCTGGCCGCTTGGCAAGCGGAAGAAATGTTAGCAAGGGGGTGCGGTGGTGTCAAGCTTCAGGCCCCGCGCCCCCATGCAACCGCCGGTACTCATCGGCCGCGTACCG encodes:
- a CDS encoding IS5 family transposase (programmed frameshift) translates to MELTNQHWAIIAPCFPLSSGRPGGRGRPRQADRPILNAVLWILRTGAPWRDLPDRFPPRSTCHRRFQEWVRTGVLDHILQTLYEHLLDAGQIDLSECFIDATFASAKKGAWTFGKTKRGKGTKIMAITDASGLPIAAYVASASPHEVTLVHDTLDATFGFDHPKRLIGDRAYDSDALDAELARVGIGLIAPNRRNRSKTQDGRPLGRYRRRWHVERLFAWLHNFRRLVVRWERQIANFLGMVHLGMILVLLRRVRR
- a CDS encoding glycoside hydrolase family 2 protein; amino-acid sequence: MDYQATVWVNGQQVARHEGGHTPFSADLSGLWTPGDTLDIVVRAVDDPFDLAKPRGKQTWKAEPHEIWYPRTTGIWQTVWLELRPETHLAALTWTSNVERWAVQLQTRLDGPLSDGLRLRVTLRAGEQLLAEDEYRLTHPEVTRTITLRDPGIDAARHELMWSPEHPQLIDAVLELLEGGQVLDRVQSYTALRSVAVDQQHFILNGRPYPLRLVLDQGYWPRGLMTASSEELRQDVELTRRLGFNGARKHQKIEDPLYLYWCDVLGLLVWEELPSAYVFSTTSAQRLVREWTEAIERDRSHPCIVAWVPINESWGVPDLPLVPEQRELVRTLYHLTRTLDPSRPVIGNDGWEQVVTDILAIHDYTHLPEQLIERYGTREAVERSLNHVRPHKRLLALEGAARPQPAMLTEFGGLAYTTEDPGWGYSRMTSAQELQDSYTRLLTAVHRCDGLVGFCYTQLTDTYQEKNGLLYEDRTPKADLQMLGRATRGTRTPQEQERDPGMGDSGYNFIWRRKLQQAAERMQAMAED